From the Halomonas meridiana genome, one window contains:
- a CDS encoding tetratricopeptide repeat protein codes for MGRVEESVAPLKACTEAEPNYAHAHAALGFSYIKLGELDKAETTLRNAADKLPDDLWINRNLAGLLAKRGKHEDAKAYFERALATNPQDATTLYGLALNLEELGPQSYEQAIGNYQRIIELEPNSPIASEAKKALSRLAQVNMKRKNDGGLRMDAVMYMTGAFETFEKMDKQQLATTVFEIAKLGESGLSINDPDKRYSLKSLTGDFSGLQLLSMMHVGLKLIEPSLDSQSGLDAEYDAAKKMAGK; via the coding sequence ATGGGTCGTGTAGAAGAGTCAGTGGCACCGCTTAAAGCCTGTACCGAAGCAGAACCTAACTATGCACACGCCCATGCGGCTTTAGGCTTCTCCTACATTAAGCTCGGTGAGCTTGATAAAGCCGAAACTACTCTGCGTAATGCAGCAGACAAGCTACCTGATGACCTATGGATCAACCGGAATCTTGCAGGCCTTCTGGCCAAGCGTGGCAAACATGAAGACGCTAAGGCCTACTTCGAACGCGCCCTGGCAACTAATCCGCAGGATGCCACCACGCTTTACGGTTTGGCGTTGAACCTTGAAGAGCTAGGCCCGCAAAGCTACGAGCAAGCCATCGGCAACTATCAGCGCATCATCGAGTTAGAGCCAAACTCTCCTATCGCATCCGAGGCCAAAAAAGCGTTAAGCCGTTTGGCTCAGGTAAATATGAAGCGAAAGAACGACGGTGGCCTACGGATGGATGCCGTGATGTATATGACGGGAGCATTTGAAACCTTCGAGAAGATGGACAAACAGCAACTAGCCACCACGGTATTCGAGATTGCCAAACTGGGCGAGAGCGGCCTGTCCATCAACGACCCGGACAAGCGCTACTCTCTTAAGTCGCTCACAGGTGACTTCTCTGGCCTGCAGCTGCTATCGATGATGCATGTCGGCCTGAAGCTGATTGAACCTTCACTGGATTCACAGTCGGGCCTTGATGCTGAGTATGATGCTGCCAAGAAAATGGCTGGCAAATAA
- a CDS encoding IS3 family transposase (programmed frameshift), protein MNSPKRYSPEVRERAVRLVLEQQGEYPSKWAAICSIASKFGCTPETLRAWCKRTELTQENSSVNLSEHERLKQLERENTELKRANEILRKAAAFFGPGGARPQTQLMVSFIDEHRAQFGVESICSQLPIAPSTYYHHKALEADPERRADRYRQDAFLTAEIQRVWEENFCVYGARKVWRQLRREGVNVARCTVERLMRRLGIRGVVRGQRPFTTLSDPGQKRAPDLVKRDFTAMRPNQLWVADFTYVATWSGFVYVAFVIDVYARCIVGWRVATSMRTALVLDALEQALWARKHRQGLIHHSDRGSQYLSIRYTERMADEGINASVGTTGDSYDNALAETIIGLFKTEVIHHRGPWRGLDAVEYATLEWVDWFNNRRLLEPIGNVPPAERERTYYRQLEESGEAA, encoded by the exons ATGAACTCACCAAAACGATATTCCCCAGAAGTCCGGGAGCGAGCTGTTCGATTAGTCCTTGAACAGCAAGGCGAATACCCGTCCAAGTGGGCGGCGATCTGCTCCATTGCCAGCAAGTTCGGCTGTACACCAGAGACTTTGAGAGCCTGGTGCAAACGCACAGAACTCACGCAGGAAAACAGCTCGGTTAACCTGTCTGAACATGAACGGCTCAAGCAGCTAGAGCGTGAAAACACCGAATTGAAGCGTGCCAATGAAATTCTCCGTAAGGCGGCTGCTTTTTTCG GCCCAGGCGGAGCTCGACCGCAAACCCAATTGATGGTGTCATTTATCGACGAGCATCGTGCTCAGTTCGGGGTCGAGTCGATTTGTAGTCAACTGCCAATCGCCCCATCGACGTATTACCACCACAAGGCACTTGAAGCTGATCCTGAACGGCGGGCAGACCGGTATCGACAGGATGCGTTTCTTACCGCTGAGATTCAGCGCGTGTGGGAAGAAAACTTCTGCGTCTACGGTGCCCGTAAGGTCTGGCGGCAACTCCGCCGTGAGGGCGTTAATGTTGCTCGTTGCACTGTAGAACGGCTCATGCGCCGCTTAGGAATTCGCGGCGTGGTGCGAGGCCAACGCCCCTTCACGACCCTCAGTGATCCCGGCCAGAAACGGGCACCTGATTTAGTGAAACGTGACTTTACGGCCATGCGTCCTAATCAGCTTTGGGTGGCCGATTTTACCTATGTCGCTACCTGGTCTGGCTTCGTTTACGTTGCGTTCGTTATCGATGTTTATGCACGCTGTATCGTGGGTTGGCGTGTAGCGACGTCGATGAGAACGGCACTGGTGCTGGACGCTCTGGAGCAAGCTCTGTGGGCACGAAAACACAGACAAGGGTTGATCCATCATAGTGATAGGGGAAGCCAATATCTCTCGATCCGCTACACTGAGCGTATGGCTGACGAGGGTATCAATGCCTCAGTCGGCACCACCGGCGACTCCTACGACAATGCGCTGGCTGAAACCATCATCGGCTTGTTCAAAACGGAGGTGATCCATCATCGTGGCCCATGGAGGGGACTGGATGCCGTTGAGTATGCCACGCTGGAGTGGGTTGACTGGTTCAACAACCGCCGACTGCTGGAACCCATCGGAAACGTTCCACCAGCAGAACGAGAAAGGACGTATTATCGTCAACTGGAAGAGTCGGGTGAAGCTGCTTGA
- a CDS encoding ATP-binding protein, with protein MSLKAWRDIATPHKDVQKGLFKQSEFAADITQVATGTAPEEYQDAEKFFSRTYITEGMRLLLISVAQRLSGNGGDPVIQLQTAFGGGKTHTMLAVYHLASRKTSTDKLHGISPILDEAGIHELPHARVAVIDGINMAPSQQSVKKQGQKVTTLWGELAWQLLGDEGLALVKESHEQGTSPGKQVLVDLLQRAAPCVVLVDELLAYIRQFELGKSYSAGTYDSNISFIQALTEAMKAVPNAILLASLPESELEVGGTMGQQTLTALEKYFGRVESVWKPVATEEAFEIVRRRLFEHAGERAEIEGISRQFSDFYRQHAAQFPNETQSNEYFERLCRSYPIHPEVFDRLYEDWSTLDKFQRTRGVLQYMAFVIHKLWESGNRDALIMPGSLPLEDSHVRDKSIHYLPGGWQPVIEREIDGPRSAAQTLDNDVALFGGVHAARRAARTIFLGSAASSSTQAARGIKQERILLGAVQPGQSIGIFEDVLKRLRDRLHYLYSEQDRFWFDTKPNLRKEMESRKQNIHERDALIPLLKDRTTRLMGRQHHFAGIHVFTQSGDVPDEYGIGPRLVVLPTEFAYSRTESNQAFQAAQDILRNRGEQPRQKQNRLIFLAADFDVVSRLKDQGRTYLAWKSIVEDIENGSLNHDMTHLRQAKQSRDAADSSLSQLIRETYKWLMAPVEEFVKGKPTLEWEVVQVSTTTPNLVDTIENKLREEEWLIYEWSPIFLRNILNQWYFKDGVTEVSALKVWQDCCHYLYLPRLVNDQVFKNAMNQGVASEDFFGYASGKEGDTYLGFTFGQGSIGGLDGEALIIEREAAKAYRDKLAADAAQRARELADRNTDNSSGQSDEGGGSDVGSSGIAHPMGAGESVGSSAGPEAAPTHIAKKQFYGTVSLDPVKAKMDFATVVDEIVEQFTLRTGVEVKISVEIEATSSDGFDEALQRTIKENCNVLKFSSSEFEGE; from the coding sequence ATGTCATTGAAAGCCTGGAGAGATATCGCCACGCCTCACAAGGATGTTCAAAAAGGCCTGTTCAAACAATCGGAGTTTGCTGCGGATATCACCCAGGTAGCAACCGGCACGGCGCCTGAAGAGTACCAAGACGCAGAGAAGTTTTTCTCGCGGACTTACATTACCGAGGGTATGCGACTGCTGCTGATTTCGGTGGCCCAGCGCCTCTCTGGCAACGGTGGCGACCCCGTTATTCAGTTGCAGACAGCGTTCGGTGGCGGCAAAACCCACACGATGCTGGCGGTCTATCACCTCGCATCTCGCAAGACGTCTACCGATAAGCTGCATGGCATTTCACCTATTCTTGATGAGGCTGGTATCCATGAGCTGCCCCACGCTCGTGTAGCCGTTATCGACGGTATCAACATGGCCCCGAGCCAGCAGTCGGTGAAAAAGCAAGGGCAAAAAGTCACGACGCTATGGGGTGAGTTGGCGTGGCAGCTGCTGGGTGATGAAGGCCTGGCGTTGGTAAAGGAATCCCACGAGCAAGGCACGTCGCCTGGTAAACAGGTATTAGTAGACTTGCTGCAGCGAGCTGCCCCTTGTGTAGTGCTGGTAGACGAGCTGTTAGCTTACATTCGTCAGTTTGAGCTAGGGAAATCCTATTCTGCAGGTACCTACGATAGCAATATCAGCTTCATTCAAGCGCTGACTGAGGCAATGAAGGCGGTACCCAATGCCATCCTACTTGCTTCGTTGCCGGAGTCTGAGCTTGAGGTGGGCGGCACCATGGGCCAGCAAACGCTGACAGCCCTTGAGAAGTACTTTGGACGTGTAGAATCAGTGTGGAAGCCAGTGGCTACCGAAGAGGCATTCGAGATTGTTCGCCGCCGCCTGTTCGAACATGCCGGTGAGCGTGCCGAAATAGAAGGTATCAGCCGCCAGTTTTCTGACTTCTACCGGCAGCACGCCGCGCAGTTTCCCAACGAGACGCAGTCTAACGAGTATTTTGAGCGACTTTGCCGCTCTTATCCGATCCACCCTGAAGTATTCGACCGTCTTTACGAAGATTGGTCGACGCTGGATAAATTCCAGCGCACCCGTGGGGTGCTTCAGTACATGGCGTTCGTGATCCATAAACTGTGGGAGTCGGGCAATCGTGACGCTTTAATTATGCCGGGGTCGCTGCCGTTAGAAGACAGCCATGTGCGCGATAAGAGCATTCACTATTTACCCGGAGGTTGGCAGCCGGTGATTGAGCGAGAGATAGATGGGCCTCGCTCGGCTGCTCAAACGCTTGATAATGATGTTGCACTCTTTGGTGGCGTGCATGCAGCCCGTCGTGCTGCACGTACTATCTTTTTGGGTAGTGCTGCTTCCAGCAGCACCCAGGCGGCCCGAGGTATCAAGCAGGAGCGCATCTTGCTGGGTGCCGTTCAACCGGGTCAGTCTATTGGGATTTTTGAAGACGTGCTCAAGCGTCTGCGCGACCGTCTTCATTATCTCTATTCTGAACAGGATCGCTTCTGGTTTGATACGAAGCCCAACCTCCGAAAGGAGATGGAAAGTCGCAAACAAAACATCCATGAACGGGATGCTTTGATTCCGCTGCTCAAAGACCGCACGACGCGTCTCATGGGACGCCAACACCACTTTGCGGGCATCCATGTATTTACTCAATCTGGCGATGTGCCGGACGAATATGGCATCGGGCCACGTTTGGTGGTGTTGCCAACGGAGTTCGCTTATAGCCGCACAGAGAGCAACCAGGCCTTTCAAGCGGCGCAAGACATCTTGCGCAACCGTGGGGAACAACCACGCCAAAAGCAGAACCGGTTGATTTTTCTGGCAGCCGATTTCGATGTGGTAAGTCGTTTGAAGGATCAGGGACGCACCTATTTGGCATGGAAGTCGATTGTAGAAGACATTGAAAACGGTTCGTTGAATCACGATATGACGCACTTGCGGCAGGCCAAACAAAGCCGTGACGCAGCAGATTCATCGCTGTCGCAGTTAATCCGTGAGACTTATAAGTGGCTGATGGCCCCAGTAGAGGAGTTTGTAAAAGGCAAACCAACGCTGGAGTGGGAAGTGGTTCAGGTCTCGACCACGACGCCGAACTTAGTAGACACGATTGAGAACAAGCTGCGTGAAGAAGAGTGGCTGATCTACGAATGGTCGCCAATCTTCCTGCGCAATATTCTCAACCAATGGTACTTCAAGGATGGTGTTACTGAGGTTAGCGCCCTGAAAGTATGGCAAGACTGCTGCCACTACCTTTACCTACCTCGCCTGGTGAACGATCAGGTATTTAAAAATGCCATGAACCAAGGTGTCGCATCGGAGGATTTCTTTGGCTACGCCTCAGGAAAAGAAGGCGATACTTATCTTGGCTTTACCTTTGGGCAAGGGAGTATTGGTGGGCTAGATGGTGAGGCGCTCATTATCGAGCGTGAGGCTGCTAAAGCCTACCGAGACAAGCTCGCAGCTGATGCTGCCCAGCGCGCCAGAGAGCTTGCTGATCGCAATACAGACAACTCATCTGGCCAAAGCGATGAAGGTGGTGGTTCAGACGTAGGAAGCAGTGGAATAGCTCACCCTATGGGCGCTGGAGAAAGCGTTGGTAGTTCGGCTGGGCCAGAGGCTGCTCCTACTCATATTGCCAAGAAGCAATTTTACGGTACGGTGAGTCTTGATCCCGTAAAGGCCAAAATGGACTTTGCCACCGTCGTTGATGAGATTGTCGAACAGTTTACTCTGCGAACAGGCGTAGAGGTGAAGATCTCCGTGGAGATTGAGGCTACCAGTTCTGACGGGTTTGATGAAGCGCTGCAGCGGACGATCAAAGAGAACTGCAACGTGCTGAAATTTAGCAGCTCGGAGTTTGAGGGGGAGTAA
- a CDS encoding DUF2357 domain-containing protein, which translates to MSEVTLPRSIEAQRHIETRARFNVHGLSLNTEESALEQPLSSPLFFEWQQLEWLFEPGPSCRCEPPLALYVNGVYQKRVRSRLLHGQVRLTGTTNLENSVGLTRFEIRDANSKVLFGLDSEVFPQKLDYKDDFPAMLDEISEILYSLAFDAFTKTFASTRPRSTYHQLTSEWLNLFKALYHSLEQSLDTLLRSPKSDLRKESRVKPVHRVKRATPQAIKAATQRPDRYCRGGGLSVAPGVQLSHLTEQHKRISYDTQENRFVAWAITDILRQIQRTVRHLNRGRGLDSQRVQLEVKALERSKSHLRRRLRSPMFAEVGTFNHQMFFSTTLTMAPGYKEFYHRFLLLRKGLTMAEHPLFKMDYKDIATIYEYWCFLKTVKLLRENPKYDLASNDIVKLEHHRFKVSLKKGKKSAVNFVQRGTGDDIAIYFNRTFPRKDYTYTFDQKPDQFIEFSRSGFGSSRDKKSFKVIMDAKYRFDRGSKGYPTGSESTPYGPPLDTIAQLHRYRDAILWEDKKEQQKTVKMANKSIGGVILFPYPEDEQEFVAHPFYQSIEQVNIGAIPLQPGKSRKNSLFQEYLDSLFEQPGEVITESLYHYDDRTYQQRRQSNRDMVMVGLVPQKQRDARIKYHFEQQIFYTLCPESSRYPLHEVKAVALYDQLERKIIGWANVVSIEVLLGNELHQTGTQWKPSKPDQPYYVYHLDSIQHANLKAGGQMKGNRTGRYFITRLGLEVALQEQVPELQFISSWEKFIEWKTLKTRHSTVRVQRRRLLDSPTGQPVDDLEFIVEEDVEPS; encoded by the coding sequence GTGAGCGAAGTGACATTGCCGCGTTCCATTGAAGCCCAGCGACACATTGAGACACGCGCCCGTTTTAACGTGCACGGCTTGTCACTCAATACGGAGGAGTCAGCGCTAGAGCAGCCGCTGAGTTCGCCACTGTTTTTCGAGTGGCAGCAGCTGGAGTGGCTGTTTGAGCCTGGGCCAAGTTGCCGGTGCGAACCTCCGTTAGCGCTTTATGTGAATGGGGTGTACCAGAAACGGGTTCGGTCGAGATTGTTGCATGGTCAGGTACGCTTGACGGGTACCACGAACTTGGAAAATAGCGTCGGGCTGACGCGCTTTGAGATCCGTGATGCAAATAGCAAGGTGCTGTTTGGCTTAGATAGTGAGGTGTTTCCCCAGAAGCTGGACTACAAAGATGACTTTCCGGCCATGCTGGATGAGATCAGTGAAATTCTCTACTCACTGGCCTTCGATGCGTTTACTAAGACGTTTGCCTCGACGCGTCCGCGTTCGACCTACCACCAGCTCACTTCAGAGTGGCTAAATCTGTTCAAAGCGCTCTACCACAGTTTGGAGCAGAGCTTGGACACGCTACTTCGCTCACCCAAATCGGATTTGCGTAAAGAATCGAGAGTGAAGCCTGTTCACCGAGTGAAGCGAGCGACACCTCAAGCGATCAAGGCGGCGACACAGCGCCCAGACCGTTATTGTCGTGGCGGTGGCCTGTCGGTAGCGCCCGGTGTGCAGCTTTCGCATCTTACCGAGCAGCACAAGCGCATAAGTTACGACACCCAAGAAAACCGCTTCGTTGCCTGGGCAATCACCGATATCCTGCGCCAGATTCAGCGTACCGTTCGCCACTTAAATAGAGGCCGCGGCCTGGATAGCCAGCGGGTTCAACTAGAGGTCAAAGCGCTGGAGCGTAGCAAATCGCACCTGCGGCGCCGCCTCAGAAGTCCAATGTTCGCTGAAGTGGGTACTTTTAATCATCAGATGTTCTTCTCGACTACCCTGACGATGGCGCCGGGGTACAAGGAGTTCTATCACCGCTTTCTGCTGTTGCGTAAAGGCCTGACCATGGCCGAGCACCCGTTGTTCAAGATGGACTATAAGGACATCGCGACCATTTACGAGTATTGGTGCTTCTTGAAGACCGTGAAGCTGCTGCGGGAGAACCCAAAATACGATTTGGCTAGCAACGATATTGTTAAGTTGGAACATCACCGTTTTAAGGTGAGCCTCAAGAAGGGCAAGAAATCGGCCGTCAATTTCGTGCAGCGGGGCACGGGTGATGACATCGCGATCTATTTTAACCGCACGTTTCCTAGGAAAGATTACACCTATACGTTCGACCAGAAGCCAGATCAGTTTATCGAGTTCTCTCGCAGTGGGTTCGGCAGCAGTCGTGATAAAAAGTCGTTCAAAGTGATCATGGATGCCAAGTATCGCTTTGACCGTGGATCAAAGGGGTATCCTACTGGCTCTGAAAGCACACCCTACGGGCCGCCACTAGATACCATCGCTCAGCTGCATCGCTACCGTGACGCCATTTTGTGGGAAGACAAGAAAGAGCAGCAGAAAACCGTCAAAATGGCCAACAAGAGCATTGGTGGTGTGATCTTGTTTCCCTATCCGGAGGACGAACAGGAATTTGTAGCGCACCCTTTTTATCAAAGCATCGAGCAGGTCAATATTGGCGCGATACCGCTGCAGCCAGGCAAGTCTCGCAAAAACAGTCTGTTTCAGGAGTATCTGGATAGCCTTTTTGAGCAGCCGGGCGAGGTCATCACTGAGTCGCTCTATCATTACGATGATCGTACCTATCAGCAGCGCCGCCAGTCTAACCGAGACATGGTGATGGTCGGCTTGGTGCCCCAGAAGCAGCGAGATGCTAGGATTAAGTATCATTTTGAACAACAGATATTTTATACCCTGTGTCCTGAATCATCGCGCTATCCACTGCATGAGGTGAAAGCTGTAGCGCTGTATGATCAGTTGGAGCGCAAAATTATAGGCTGGGCCAATGTCGTTAGTATTGAAGTGCTGCTAGGGAATGAACTTCATCAGACGGGCACCCAGTGGAAACCAAGCAAGCCTGATCAGCCTTACTATGTCTATCATCTGGATTCGATACAGCACGCTAACTTGAAGGCGGGTGGCCAGATGAAGGGTAATCGTACAGGGCGTTATTTCATCACCCGGCTGGGCTTGGAAGTAGCGCTTCAGGAGCAGGTGCCTGAGTTGCAGTTTATTAGCAGCTGGGAAAAGTTTATTGAGTGGAAGACCCTGAAAACGCGCCATTCAACTGTGCGTGTTCAGCGGCGACGCCTATTAGATTCACCTACTGGCCAACCAGTGGATGACCTTGAATTCATCGTAGAAGAAGACGTGGAGCCGTCATAA
- a CDS encoding nuclease domain-containing protein, which translates to MQDEIEVRYLMIEWQSKGIARTIEAASVPLELEPLIDGKIVVESTIFNDFHPWLGIRLGKKLDSQVPTFVTASGQATPMMRVLDPLGRGYWWLRNDGWDYVGKRHLSELQRSPGTYNIQVGDITLQVENRLSAFGRADIQAYVDDFRGNLLWMIINNCADATAAGRGTGPGTELADAVKELHNASYKVLASPAVTIHEGQAQQPVSKVRPNATSFREYARNPIARQLTSRVFESSADIAENRYLRHMLSVSINISKAYVSASSQQSDFLEKLATQESGRAQHNREMEGRTVDPVVFDQQTEEITRKLHEIANFRYITDGNVNPVGEFPITLSGRYYEKYSYYYAPQESTSRNVDNSVDYRVVVLPAGLFELVSGIQHLCKSFTITGSVESCVRYTNSGKQFRRIKFNSVYRVIPQTDIVEKRAKKRRGLEANNWYVRLTNNEKTELAREAKTGERRAQQALKKKEEISLSVVEIDQGVRQLAETDAKFSHLGIQQSPTFPLGMRFTSNPEYAACLSAFKKIRKLFERGGLDMSQLEEVTSVGILHASDIYEKWCLLKILQLLQSDFQFKAERGWVEKLVAAVLGRATNVKFELSRDDLHMKAILTCQAEMPSGKRPDFILEIINTSDDFYLYKGSESGCSISIVMDAKFRSSWKHEGLSRMLSDLILVKGYDQAVESGKVFILQPCDGTVAPVASPLEWGAHCDYGGKDSHHQGWIQTGVKPSGVSSTEHLKRLLGMLFQSVFPEPQEVHNEDGTSKWTSLSFCIGCGEHHNDIMAKSTQSGAKRWRLNCKLCGVWTIRNHCYQCKTPLFKSGTVWTYHLTVADQVTNVICPRCGSHFEKDVF; encoded by the coding sequence ATGCAAGATGAAATCGAAGTTCGTTATTTGATGATTGAATGGCAGTCAAAGGGCATAGCCCGGACAATCGAGGCTGCATCGGTTCCTTTAGAATTAGAACCGCTCATTGATGGGAAAATTGTTGTCGAAAGCACAATCTTCAATGATTTTCATCCCTGGCTAGGTATTCGCCTTGGAAAAAAGCTCGATAGTCAAGTGCCGACGTTCGTAACAGCTTCAGGGCAGGCAACCCCTATGATGAGGGTTCTAGATCCACTTGGCAGAGGATACTGGTGGCTCCGGAATGATGGTTGGGACTATGTAGGCAAGCGCCACCTAAGTGAGCTTCAACGGAGCCCAGGAACCTACAATATCCAAGTAGGGGATATAACGCTCCAGGTTGAAAATCGCTTATCAGCTTTTGGTCGCGCTGACATCCAAGCGTATGTTGACGACTTCCGGGGCAACTTGCTGTGGATGATTATAAACAATTGTGCCGATGCCACAGCAGCCGGTAGAGGCACTGGGCCTGGAACTGAGCTCGCTGATGCAGTAAAAGAGTTACATAATGCATCATATAAAGTACTGGCATCCCCAGCCGTTACTATTCATGAGGGGCAGGCACAGCAACCAGTCTCAAAGGTACGTCCTAACGCCACAAGCTTTCGTGAGTATGCACGAAACCCTATAGCACGCCAATTAACAAGCAGAGTCTTTGAAAGCTCTGCGGATATAGCTGAGAACCGCTACTTACGGCACATGTTGTCAGTTTCCATTAATATATCCAAAGCCTATGTATCAGCTTCTTCACAGCAGTCTGATTTTCTTGAAAAATTGGCCACACAGGAGAGTGGGCGCGCCCAACACAACCGTGAAATGGAGGGTCGCACAGTTGACCCTGTAGTATTTGATCAACAAACAGAAGAGATTACGCGCAAGCTACATGAAATTGCAAACTTTCGGTATATAACGGATGGCAACGTTAACCCGGTTGGAGAGTTTCCAATTACTTTGAGTGGAAGATATTACGAAAAATATTCGTATTACTATGCTCCGCAGGAGAGCACAAGCCGTAATGTCGATAACAGTGTCGACTATAGAGTGGTAGTGCTACCCGCAGGCTTATTTGAACTAGTCTCGGGTATTCAACATCTCTGTAAGTCTTTCACCATCACAGGCAGCGTAGAATCCTGTGTTCGGTATACAAATTCTGGAAAGCAATTCCGGCGAATCAAATTCAATTCCGTATATCGAGTCATACCGCAAACAGACATCGTAGAGAAAAGGGCAAAAAAGAGGCGAGGTTTAGAAGCAAATAATTGGTATGTTCGACTCACCAATAATGAAAAAACTGAGCTGGCACGTGAGGCAAAGACAGGTGAACGCCGCGCGCAGCAAGCTCTTAAGAAGAAGGAAGAGATTTCCTTGTCAGTGGTAGAAATTGATCAGGGAGTTCGGCAATTAGCTGAAACTGATGCCAAATTTAGCCACCTAGGAATTCAGCAAAGTCCAACTTTTCCATTGGGTATGCGATTCACTTCCAATCCAGAATATGCAGCATGCTTATCGGCATTTAAGAAGATTCGCAAACTCTTTGAGCGTGGCGGCTTGGACATGTCGCAATTGGAAGAAGTAACGAGCGTCGGAATTCTTCATGCTAGTGATATCTATGAGAAGTGGTGTCTGCTTAAGATATTACAGCTGCTGCAGTCCGACTTCCAGTTTAAGGCAGAACGGGGCTGGGTAGAAAAACTGGTTGCAGCTGTGCTTGGGCGCGCAACGAATGTCAAATTCGAGCTGTCACGTGACGACCTGCATATGAAAGCAATTCTAACCTGTCAGGCCGAAATGCCTTCAGGAAAACGGCCAGATTTCATCTTAGAAATCATCAATACCAGTGATGATTTTTATTTATATAAGGGTAGTGAAAGTGGCTGCTCTATTAGCATCGTTATGGATGCTAAATTCAGGAGCAGCTGGAAACATGAGGGCCTGTCCCGCATGCTTAGCGACTTGATCCTAGTAAAAGGCTATGATCAGGCGGTCGAAAGTGGAAAAGTTTTCATCCTGCAGCCTTGCGATGGCACAGTTGCCCCTGTTGCCTCCCCCCTCGAATGGGGAGCTCACTGCGATTACGGTGGTAAGGATTCACATCATCAAGGCTGGATACAAACTGGTGTTAAACCTTCGGGGGTGAGTTCGACAGAGCACCTCAAGCGACTCTTAGGGATGCTATTCCAAAGTGTATTTCCTGAGCCACAAGAAGTTCACAACGAAGATGGCACAAGCAAATGGACATCCCTCAGCTTTTGCATAGGTTGCGGTGAACACCATAACGACATCATGGCAAAGAGCACGCAGAGCGGAGCAAAAAGATGGCGTCTAAACTGCAAGCTATGCGGGGTATGGACCATCAGAAACCATTGTTACCAATGCAAAACACCTTTATTTAAAAGTGGCACAGTGTGGACATATCACCTCACTGTAGCCGATCAGGTGACAAACGTAATCTGCCCCCGATGCGGTTCCCATTTTGAGAAAGATGTTTTTTGA